A genomic segment from Nematostella vectensis chromosome 6, jaNemVect1.1, whole genome shotgun sequence encodes:
- the LOC5505393 gene encoding phospholipid phosphatase 5 isoform X1 produces the protein MAGCLLNGESHAHLAIEVAVRLVLFIIFLFLEEAKPFIRLIHDEEMWLYKNPRSTSDVIPTPTLFAIVFIVPTVTIIIVSTLRKDKLDARQALLGLYLALALDGVITNIVKIMVGRPRPDFFWRCYPNGVPTRDNNCDGDPDAVMEGRKSFPSGHSSWSFCSLGFLSLYLAGKLQCFNLNGRGYGWRVCLAVAPLLGATAIALTRYSDYKHHWQDITVGSILGMSIAVMCYRQYYPAVNRIHCDLPYCSLHQVRHADEHVLPLHTPDHKSHPAVMKHL, from the exons ttttttagAAGAGGCGAAGCCATTTATAAGACTTATCCATGATGAGGAAATGTGGCTTTACAAGAACCCTCGCTCAACCAGTGATGTCATACCTACACCTACACTCTTT gcaATAGTATTTATAGTACCAACCGTCACAATAATAATTGTATCTACTCTCAGAAAAGATAAGCTAGATGCCCGACAGGCTTTGTTAG GCTTATATTTGGCATTGGCGCTAGATGGAGTGATAACAAATATTGTTAAAATTATGGTAGGAAG ACCTCGCCCAGATTTCTTCTGGAGGTGTTATCCGAATGGAGTCCCCACACGAGATAACAATTGTGACGGTGACCCGGATGCTGTGATGGAAGGGAGGAAAAGTTTCCCAAGTGGCCATTCCTCAT GGTCTTTTTGTAGTCTGGGATTCCTGTCTTTATACCTGGCTGGCAAGCTCCAATGTTTCAATCTAAATGGGCGTGGTTATGGTTGGAGGGTGTGTCTTGCCGTCGCCCCCTTGCTTGGAGCAACAGCCATAGCACTTACCAGATATTCGGACTACAAGCACCACTGGCAAG ATATTACTGTCGGTTCCATTTTAG GGATGTCCATTGCAGTGATGTGCTATCGGCAGTATTATCCCGCAGTAAATCGAATTCATTGTGACCTACCATACTGCTCCCTCCACCAAGTGAGGCATGCGGACGAGCATGTGTTACCGCTACACACTCCAGACCACAAGTCGCACCCTGCCGTAATGAAACACTTATAA
- the LOC5505393 gene encoding phospholipid phosphatase 5 isoform X4 has translation MWLYKNPRSTSDVIPTPTLFAIVFIVPTVTIIIVSTLRKDKLDARQALLGLYLALALDGVITNIVKIMVGRPRPDFFWRCYPNGVPTRDNNCDGDPDAVMEGRKSFPSGHSSWSFCSLGFLSLYLAGKLQCFNLNGRGYGWRVCLAVAPLLGATAIALTRYSDYKHHWQDITVGSILGMSIAVMCYRQYYPAVNRIHCDLPYCSLHQVRHADEHVLPLHTPDHKSHPAVMKHL, from the exons ATGTGGCTTTACAAGAACCCTCGCTCAACCAGTGATGTCATACCTACACCTACACTCTTT gcaATAGTATTTATAGTACCAACCGTCACAATAATAATTGTATCTACTCTCAGAAAAGATAAGCTAGATGCCCGACAGGCTTTGTTAG GCTTATATTTGGCATTGGCGCTAGATGGAGTGATAACAAATATTGTTAAAATTATGGTAGGAAG ACCTCGCCCAGATTTCTTCTGGAGGTGTTATCCGAATGGAGTCCCCACACGAGATAACAATTGTGACGGTGACCCGGATGCTGTGATGGAAGGGAGGAAAAGTTTCCCAAGTGGCCATTCCTCAT GGTCTTTTTGTAGTCTGGGATTCCTGTCTTTATACCTGGCTGGCAAGCTCCAATGTTTCAATCTAAATGGGCGTGGTTATGGTTGGAGGGTGTGTCTTGCCGTCGCCCCCTTGCTTGGAGCAACAGCCATAGCACTTACCAGATATTCGGACTACAAGCACCACTGGCAAG ATATTACTGTCGGTTCCATTTTAG GGATGTCCATTGCAGTGATGTGCTATCGGCAGTATTATCCCGCAGTAAATCGAATTCATTGTGACCTACCATACTGCTCCCTCCACCAAGTGAGGCATGCGGACGAGCATGTGTTACCGCTACACACTCCAGACCACAAGTCGCACCCTGCCGTAATGAAACACTTATAA